The following is a genomic window from Adhaeribacter radiodurans.
GTCTTGTATAAGGCTAGAAGTAGTTTTGCCAAATGTGTTTTTAGAAGCTTCGTTTAACTGTTTCTCGGTAATATTTAACTTTTCGGCGTAAAAGCTTACGGGTTGGTGTTCTTTAAAATGCTTTTCCAAAAAAGTGTCCAGCTGTTGCCAAAGCGATTGGCTCGCGTTTGCGACATCCGGATCGGGTTGTTGTTCTAAATAAGCCCGGTGTAACCTGATAAGTAAAATAGTTAAGTAATTCCGAACAACCTCTTGCCACTTATAATCAGACTGAAGGTATTCTTGCTCCATACTTTCTATGATGGTGGTAGTGGGTAGCAAATGCTCGTTGGGTAGAGCAAGTAACGGCCGGTTTAGTAACATATTAAAGAAAGGATAGCGGTAAACTTCTAGCTGATCTGGCTGCAAACGATAAAAGTCCAGGTTAAAGAACAAAATGTAACCAGCCGAATCGGCGGAGAGTTGCCAGGCATGCACCTGGCCCGGACTAAGGAAAAATGCGGTTTGTGGAGCTACCGGATACGTTTTAAAATCAATGGTATGCGTACCGGTACCTTGAGTAATTAAAAGAATAATAAAAAAATCGTGCTTATGGGGCGTCTGAATAAAAGCGTGTTCCTGTAAATGTTTTTCAAAACGGTTTAAATAAAAATCAGGTTTCTTCGAAATACCTGTTTTCTCAAAGTCTTGAATGTTATAAAGAGGTAAAGATTTATTCGGCATATTAAACAATTTACATCGCTTAAATATACCGAAATTAACCTATTACCAAATTGGAGCTGCCAACCCCTAAATATTTACTAATTCCTTTTTATTTTTTAACAATCAATTGGCAAGGGCCTTCATAATGAATAAAAATATTAATCCATAAGGCTCGGGATAAACGAAAAGTAATGGGCAGCAAACCCACCACAATTACCAAAATGGTAACCGCCACCATAGTAGTAGTTACTTCTTTTACTAAAAAGCTTAACCCAAATATTACGGCTAAAAAGATAGCCGTGCTAAAAGCGTAGCTAACAAACATAGCACCATAGTAATAGCCTGGTTCTGGTTCAAAGCTTTGGCCGCAACAAGAACAATGAGAGTGCATATCGGAAAACTGACGGCTATATAAAGTTCCTGCCGGAAACATGCGTCCTTCGCGGCAACGCGGACATTTTGCCGTTATTACACTATTTAACCACGTTTGCTTATAACTAGTCATTGTTTTACCTATTAATTGTACAGCGTTATTTTATGCTACAAAAATAGAGTAGGTAGGGGCTTGGTTTATGGGACAAAAACTACCTTCTGTGGTAATTTTTAGCTTGGGTTTATTAAAAGGTTTGCCCTAAGGTAAATAATGCGGGGTAACTCTTACCAGTAGCTATTACGTTAAAACAATCCGTTTTCAGGTGTAGAAAATTGCCCGACAATAGTCATAATAACTGGAAATGCTGTTTTTAAGGCTGGCGTTCTGTTTCATAAGATGACCGTTAGCCTGGGTTTAAGTGAGCAGCGCGCTGATTTAGTGTTATTTAATAGAAAAACTTCCGGCAAAAAACAGAATCATAGAATGAATTATCCCGTAAACGTAACATCATAATTTATAAACTTACCCAAGAAACTATGAATGCAAAACAAAGTAAAATAGCATTAATAACAGGCGCATCCAGCGGCATAGGCTTTGAGCTAACCCGCTGCTTTGCCCGCGATGGTTACGGTGTTATCATGACGGCCCATTACCCCGATAAATTAACGGAAGCAGCTCAGAAAATTCAGCAAGAATTTCCGGAAGTTCTGGTAGATACCATTGCCTGCGATTTAAGTAAGGATGGAGCGGCTCAGCAACTTTATCAACAAGTGCAGCAACGCGGCCACCAGATTGAATTTTTAGTAAACAACGCTGGCTTTGGCGAACGCGGCTCTTTCCTGGAAACGGATCTGCAAAAAGAAATCGCTCTTATTCACCTGAACATTATTGCCCTGGTAGCGTTAACTAAGTTCTTTGCCCAGGATATGGTAAAACGCGGCTCAGGTAAAATATTGCAATTAGGTTCGGTAGCCTCGTTTATTCCGCATCCTTTATTGTCGGTTTACGCCGCTTCTAAAGCCTTTATTCTTTCGTTTACCGAGGCTTTGCAAGTTGAATTAAAGGATACCGGTATTTCTTTAACCCTTTTGTGTCCGCCGCCTACGGAAACTAACTTTTTTGAAGTAGCGCACATGGAAAATACTAAAATTGCTAATTCTTCGCAGGTACAATCGCCGGTAGATGTAGCCGAAGAAGGTTACAAAGGATTAATGAATGGCGATGCCCGGGTATTACCAACGTTTGTGGCCAAAATGTACGCCGCTCAAGGTATTACTTTGCCCGATGCGTGGAATGCAGCCATGACCAAAAAACAATTAGAAAACGTAAAAGAATAAAACAATATAGCTCCTGGATTCGTACCGGGAGCTTTTTCATTTAAATCAAAAATAACTATGGAAACGGTACAAAATCAAACAGTATTAATAACCGGCGCTTCTAGTGGCATTGGGTTCGAACTAGCCCGTTTATTTGCCCGCGATAATTACCACATTATTATGGTAGCGCACCACGTCGATAAACTGGATCATGCGGCCTGGCAATTGCAAAGTGAGTTTAGTAATGTAAGGCTAAATACCATTGCAATAGATTTAAGTAAAGACGATGCCCCCAGCCGCTTGTTCAACCACGTGCAGCAACAAGGCTGGCAGATAAATGTATTGGTTAACAACGCCGGCTTTGGCGAATATGGTCTTTTTGCAGAATCAAATCTGGAGAAAGAATTAGCCATGATTCACCTGAATATTATTGCGCTGGTACATCTTACTAAATTGTTTTTGCCTTACTTGCTCAACCAGGGCTCCGGCAAAATATTACAGGTAGGTTCGGTAGCTTCTTTTACTCCTACTCCTTTGCAATCTGTATATGGGGCTACCAAGGCATTTATTTTATCTTTTAGCGAAGCTTTGCAGGAAGAATTAAAAGACTCCCCGGTATCAGTAACAATTCTTTGTCCACCGGCCACCGATACTAACTTTTTTAACGTGGCCGGTGCCCAGAACAGTAAAATAGCTCAAGGCGATTTAGCAACTCCCGAAGAAGTAGCCAGTACAGCTTACAAAGCTTTATTGGCCGGCGACAAACGCGCCGTACCAACCTTTAAAGCCAAAATTCAGGTAGCGCAAAGTGCCATTCTACCCGATGCGTTAAATGCTACGCTCATGCACAAGCAATCGGAAGAGACTACCAAGCCAAAGAAATCTTCGTCTAAAAAAACAAGTACTACTACAGTTGTTTCTGAAAGTGCTGCTTTACCCGTAACAGAAGCGCCGGCCCCGGTTACTGCCACCCGCAAGAGAAGTACCAAGAGTAGTTCTGTTACTAATTTAGATTCTGCGGCAGCTTCGGTGGCGGCTATAGACCCTACAATTGCCGCAACCGGCTTAACAGCAGATAATCTAACGGCATCTAATACAGAGGCAATTCCAACACCCGCTTCTAAACCAAAAAGAAGTACCAAGAAAACGCAGTAAGAAAGTAAATTTAATTCCTTACTAATTTTATGTAAAAAAGCTTCCGGTTACTATCCGGAAGCTTTTTTACATTCTGGCCACTTGTAGTATGCAGTACTAAAAAATAATAAACCAGATAGGTATAAAACTAAAAAATATCCTCCTGAAATTTAGTAGCTTACCAAATAAGCTGAAACAACCATGGAAATTGAAAACCAGATACCAGGAGGTGGTTTAGAACCACTTCGGTCAGAGTTGCAGGTAACTGCCCAAATGCGAAACTATTTACTGTTAACAGCAAAATGGACTCACTTTCTTTCAATTGTCGGGTTTATATTTATTGGCCTGATGGTAATTGGGGCATTTACTTTTGGCGCAATTATGCATTCTATGATGGCGAACTTTCCCGGTGCTCCCACCAGTATACCCGGCGGTTCCAGTGTAGTCATGACCATTTACCTGCTGTTCTTTGCTGTTCTCTATTTCTTTCCTACGCTGTACTTATACCAATTTTCGGCTAAAACCAAGGCCGCCCTTTTGTACGGCGAGGAGTTAAACTTAGCTTTTGCTTTTTCCCGTCTAAAGTCCTTTTTTAAATTTTGGGGTATATTTCTGATAGTAATTCTGATTTTCTACGGACTTATTTTTATTGGTTATACCATTGGTTCTTCTTTTATAAGGTAACTCATCTGCCTGCGGGACCTCCCCTAAGAACAGGGAAGGAGAAACTGCATGATGGGTTAAATTCCATTTTAACTCGTATAGAGGTTTGTTTTACAAAAGCTTAAAACACCTCAAAACCCAGATGTTTAATTCTGCTAGAATTATCTTAATCAATGTCGTAATGGCTTTCTTTTAAGAAAATTAGCGGCCTCTTCTCTCCTGTTTTTAGGGGAGGTCCCGTAGGGGGAGGGTACAGTCAAAATGTCCTGAAAGTACAAATTTCCCTGAAAATATACCGCCATTATTTCCGGATTTAAACCTAAATAGCCCTTGGAGAGTAATTTGATAATAATAGATCAAAACAGTGAGCGTAGGAAAATAGAGCTATGAACTTTAATAATTATACCATCAAATCGCAGGAAGCCATCCAGAAAGCAACTGAAATTGCGGGTGGTAACCAGCAACAGGTCGTGGAAACCGGTCATATACTAAAAGGCATTCTCCAGACCGACGAAAATGTGATTACGTTTTTGGTAAAGAAGTTAGGTATCAACCAAAATATACTTACCAACAAACTGGACGAAATCGTTGACAAATATCCGATGGTAAGTGGCGGAAGCCCTTACTTAAGTAATGATGCGGCGGCAGCTTTACAAAAAGCTACCTCTTACCTGAAAGAATTTAAAGACGAATACGTTGCCATTGAGCATATATTATTGGGTATTTTGGCAGGTCGCGATAACGTAGCTGGCTTGTTAAAAGACGTAGGCTTTAATGAAAAGCATTTAAAAGCGGCTATTAAAGAATTACGTGGGGGCGAAAAAGTTACTGACCAAAACGCCGAAACCAAATACAACTCGCTTAAGAAATATTCAAAAAACCTGAACGAGCTGGCTCAATCCGGTAAAATAGACCCCGTAATTGGCCGTGACGAAGAAATCCGGCGGGTATTGCAGATTTTATCGCGTCGTACTAAAAACAACCCGGTGTTATTAGGTGAACCCGGAGTAGGTAAAACCGCCATCGTGGAAGGTCTAGCCCAGCGCATTGTTTCCGGCGACGTGCCCGAGAACTTAAAATCTAAAACTTTAATGAGTTTGGATATGGGTTTACTCGTGGCGGGTGCTAAATATAAAGGGGAATTTGAAGAGCGTTTAAAAGCCGTAATTAAAGAAGTAACCGATTCCGAAGGCGAAATTATTCTCTTCATCGACGAGATGCATACTTTAATTGGTGCCGGTGGTGGCGGTGAAAGCGCAATGGATGCCGCAAATTTACTAAAACCAGCTTTGGCCCGCGGCGAATTACATGCTATTGGTGCCACCACTTTAAAAGAATATCAAAAATACATCGAGAAAGATAAAGCATTAGAGCGCCGGTTCCAGGCCGTATCAGTCGATGAACCAAGCATACCGGATGCCATTTCTATCATGCGGGGAATAAAAGATAAATACGAATTGCACCACGGTGTTCGCATTAAAGACGATGCCATTATTGCTTCGGTAGAGTTATCGAGCCGGTATATATCCGACCGTTTTTTGCCCGATAAAGCCATCGACTTAATGGACGAAGCAGCAGCTAAATTACGCATTGAGATTGACTCTTTACCGGTGGAACTCGACGAAATTCAGCGCCGCATTATGCAGCTGGAAATCGAACGCGAAGCCATTCGCCGGGAAAACGATAAAGATAAGGAAACTGTTTTATCCCGGGAAATTGCCGATTTAAGTGGCAAACGGGATGACCTGAAAGCTAAATGGCAAAACGAAAAGCAGGTTATTGAAGGCATCCAGAAGCAAAAAGAGCTGATTGAGCAATTTAAACTGGAAGCCGACCAAGCCGAACGGCAAGGTGATTACGGCCGGGTTGCCGAGCTACGTTACGGTAAAATTACCGAGGCCGAGCAGAAATTAAAAGAACTGCAACAGCAGGTAGAAGCGAATCAGGATGGTAACCCCATGCTGAAAGAAGAAGTAACCGCCGAAGATATTGCCGAAGTAGTCGCCAAGTGGACCGGTATTCCGGTAAGTAAAATGCTGCAAAGCGACCGCGAAAAACTGCTGCACCTGGAAGAAGAGTTAGGTAAACGGGTAGCTGGTCAGGAAGAAGCCATTGCAGCAATATCGGATGCGGTTCGCCGGAGCCGGGCGGGTTTACAAGATCCTAAACGGCCGATTGGTTCGTTTATTTTCCTGGGGACTACTGGAGTGGGTAAAACCGAATTAGCTAAAGCACTGGCCGATTTCTTGTTTAACGACGAGAACAACATGGTGCGGATTGATATGAGTGAATATCAGGAACGCCACGCGGTAAGCCGTTTAATTGGGGCGCCTCCGGGTTACGTGGGTTACGATGAAGGTGGTCAGTTAACCGAAGCCGTTCGCCGGAAACCTTACAGCGTAATTTTGCTGGATGAAATTGAGAAAGCGCATCCGGATGTATTTAACATTTTGTTGCAAGTGCTGGATGATGGCCGCTTAACCGATAATAAAGGTCGGGTAGCAAATTTTAAAAATACCATCATTATCATGACTTCTAACATTGGTGCGCATATTATCCAAAGTAATTTTGCCGAAATGGAAGATTACAACCGTGAGCAAGTAATTGAGCGAACCAAAGACGAGGTGTTTGAATTGCTAAAACAAACCGTACGTCCTGAGTTTTTGAACCGGATTGACGAGTTGATCATGTTCCGTCCGTTAAGTCAGAATGAATTACGCAAGATTGTTACCATTCAATTCAAGCATATTCAGGACCGTTTAGCTGAATCTGGTATCCGTCTGGAAGCTACCGACGAAGTTCTGGATTACCTCGGTGAACTGGGTTACGATCCGCAATTTGGAGCCCGTCCGCTGAAACGCGTATTGCAGACTCGGATTTTGAACGAGTTATCGAAAGCCATCTTGTCGGGTGAAATCCGGAAAGATGCGGTAGTAGAAGCCGTTCTGGAAGATGACCGTATTAGATTTAACAATATTGATATCGAAATTCCGATAGGTGAATAAGGTGTTAAGCTAATAAAGAAGAGCCCGGTTCTGCCGGGCTTTTTTGTTTTAAGTAGTAAAACTTATTCTGATAAATTTATGACCAAGAATTTGTTATTTCGAACCCACCAGAAAAATCTAAATTTTAAAAAATGAAGTTTTGATACATGTTTCGATAATCTCAACATGACTTTAATTTCTAAAATTGGTTAAGGCTACGCTGCTCAATAATCCGTATAATTTCAGAAGTAATAGAAGCAACTTTTATCTTAAAATAATTAATCCATTTATTTTGTTCACCTATATTGTCATTAACAAACCGTACGAAGTATTAACCCAATTTACCGACGAAAACGGGCGCGCCACCCTCAAAGATTTTGTACCAGTACCGCATATTTACCCGGTTGGCCGTTTGGATTATGACAGTGAAGGATTGGTTTTGTTAACCGATGATAAAGCCTTGCAGCATCGTCTCTCCGACCCTAAATTTAAAATTGAAAAGACGTATTGGGTGCAGGTAGAAAACATTCCGGATGAAAATGCTTTATTACAATTGCGGAAAGGTATTTTTTTAAAGAATGTTAAAACGGCTCCGGCTAAAGCTACGCTTCTTCAGCCAGCACCAACTGTTTGGGAACGCAGCAAACCTATCCGGTTCCGGCAAAATATCCCAACGAGTTGGTTACAAATTTCATTAACCCAAGGCATGAACCGGCAAGTTCGCAAAATGACTGCCGCCGTCGGCTTTCCAACCCTCCGGCTTATTCGGGTAAGTATTGGCACTTTTCAAATAGGCAAATTAGCTCCTGGCGAATGGCGCCACTTAACCCCCGAGGAAGTAAAAACGCTGAAACGAGGCTCTCGTTAATCAATGAAAAAACATCTATCGCGAACGCCTACCCCAGAAAAGAATACCAGGTAGTTGTTATTTAAGGATCTGGATAAATTAGTTAATTTACTAGAGCTGAAGGGTATTTTCCTGATAAAATCAGCCAACCACCGACACATTTGCCCGTTTAAGCATAAAACTGCTGAAAACCATGTACTAATCCGGCATATTCTGGCGGACAAAAATTTAAGTATGAAATCATTGAAAATTGCAAAATGACAATATGTCACAAATTACACCTTAAAAGTTGGTTGGCATATCCCTTGTTATTAAAGCAGTAACAATTACTGAACAGGATTTCTAAAATAAACATAAATATAAAATGGGAAAAATAATAGGCATTGACTTAGGAACTACCAACTCGTGCGTGGCTGTAATGGAGGGTAATGAGCCGGTAGTAATTCCGAACAGTGAAGGTCGCCGGACTACTCCTTCGATTGTGGCTTTCCTGGATAATGGTAATGGCGAACGGAAAGTAGGTGACCCAGCTAAACGCCAGGCCATCACTAACCCTAAAAATACCATCGCTTCTATTAAGCGTTTCATGGGTCGGGGCTACTCTGAAGTAGCTTCTGAGTTAAAGAACGTATCGTACGAAGTAGTACAAGGCAGCAATAATACCGTGCGGGTTAAAATTGGCGATCGCCAGTATACTCCACAAGAAATTTCGGCAATGGTTTTGCAAAAAATGAAGCAAACCGCCGAAGATTATTTAGGTACCAGCGTTAGTGAAGCCGTTATTACCGTACCGGCTTACTTTAACGATGCGCAGCGCCAGGCTACTAAAGAAGCCGGTGCAATTGCGGGTTTAGATGTAAAACGTATTATTAACGAGCCTACTGCCGCGGCGTTAGCTTACGGTCTTGATAAAAAACATAAAGATCAAAAAATTGCTGTTTACGATTTAGGTGGTGGTACATTCGATATCTCTATCCTGGAATTAGGCGACGGCGTTTTTGAAGTACTTTCTACCAATGGAGATACGCATTTAGGTGGTGATGACTTTGACCAGGTAATTATTAACTGGTTAGCCGATGAATTTACATCGGAAGAAAACATGGACTTGCGTACTGACCCCATGGCTTTGCAGCGTTTGAAAGAAGCCGCTGAAAAAGCGAAAGTGGAGTTATCCAGCTCACAGGAAACTGAAATTAACTTGCCGTACATCACTGCTACGCAAACTGGTCCGAAACACTTAGTACGTAAATTAAGCCGTGCTAAATTCGAGCAGTTAGCCGATACTTTGGTTCGTCGTTCGATGGATCCGGTTCGTCAGGCTCTAAAAGATGCTGGTGTGAGTACGAATGATATCGACGAAGTAATCTTAGTTGGTGGTTCTACCCGTATTCCGCGCATTCAGGAAGAAGTAGAAAAATTCTTTGGTAAGAAACCTTCTAAAGGTGTAAACCCGGACGAAGTAGTAGCGATTGGTGCTGCTATTCAAGGTGGGGTATTAACCGGTGAAGTAAAAGATGTGTTGCTGTTAGATGTAACGCCGCTTTCACTAGGTATCGAAACTATGGGTGGCGTAATGACTAAACTCATCGAATCGAATACCACTATTCCTACTAAAAAGTCCGAGACTTTCTCGACTGCTTCGGATAACCAGCCAAGTGTGGAAATTCACGTGTTGCAAGGCGAACGCCCAATGGCCCGCGATAACCGTACGATTGGCCGGTTCCACTTAGCCGATATTCCGCCAGCTCCCCGGGGTGTACCGCAAATCGAAGTAACTTTCGATATTGATGCCAACGGTATTCTGCACGTATCAGCCCGTGATAAAGGTACTGGTAAAGAGCAAAAAATCCGGATCGAAGCTTCATCTGGTTTATCGGAAGCCGAAATCGAACGCATGCGCCAGGAAGCGGCCGCTAACGCGGATGCTGACCGCGCGGCGAAAGAGCAGGTAGAAAAATTAAATACTGCCGACTCTATGCTGTTCCAGACCGAGAAACAGTTGAAAGAATACGGCGATAAACTGTCTGCTGGTAACAAAACGGCTATTGAAAGTGCTTTAGCTGAATTACGTACGGCTCACGGTAACAAAGACGTAGCTGCCATCGATACTGCTATTAATAACCTGAACAACGCTTGGCAAGCTGCTTCGCAGGAAATGTACGCGGCTACTGGCGGTAACCCAGGTGCGGGTGCTGACCCAGGTGCTGGATTTGGTGGTCAAGGCCAAGGCGGTCCGCAAGGGGACTCGTCCCAAAATGGTAATGGTGCTGCTGATCACGTAACTGACGTAGACTACGAAGAAGTAGACGGTAACAAGTAATATACCTCCTCTCTATATATCCAAAGCCTTCCTGATTTTTCAGGAAGGC
Proteins encoded in this region:
- a CDS encoding AraC family transcriptional regulator; translated protein: MPNKSLPLYNIQDFEKTGISKKPDFYLNRFEKHLQEHAFIQTPHKHDFFIILLITQGTGTHTIDFKTYPVAPQTAFFLSPGQVHAWQLSADSAGYILFFNLDFYRLQPDQLEVYRYPFFNMLLNRPLLALPNEHLLPTTTIIESMEQEYLQSDYKWQEVVRNYLTILLIRLHRAYLEQQPDPDVANASQSLWQQLDTFLEKHFKEHQPVSFYAEKLNITEKQLNEASKNTFGKTTSSLIQDRIILEARRLLIHSPLTITQIAAELGYFDNSYFGRFFKKHTGKTPEQFRQEK
- a CDS encoding DUF983 domain-containing protein gives rise to the protein MTSYKQTWLNSVITAKCPRCREGRMFPAGTLYSRQFSDMHSHCSCCGQSFEPEPGYYYGAMFVSYAFSTAIFLAVIFGLSFLVKEVTTTMVAVTILVIVVGLLPITFRLSRALWINIFIHYEGPCQLIVKK
- a CDS encoding SDR family NAD(P)-dependent oxidoreductase, translated to MNAKQSKIALITGASSGIGFELTRCFARDGYGVIMTAHYPDKLTEAAQKIQQEFPEVLVDTIACDLSKDGAAQQLYQQVQQRGHQIEFLVNNAGFGERGSFLETDLQKEIALIHLNIIALVALTKFFAQDMVKRGSGKILQLGSVASFIPHPLLSVYAASKAFILSFTEALQVELKDTGISLTLLCPPPTETNFFEVAHMENTKIANSSQVQSPVDVAEEGYKGLMNGDARVLPTFVAKMYAAQGITLPDAWNAAMTKKQLENVKE
- a CDS encoding SDR family NAD(P)-dependent oxidoreductase, which translates into the protein METVQNQTVLITGASSGIGFELARLFARDNYHIIMVAHHVDKLDHAAWQLQSEFSNVRLNTIAIDLSKDDAPSRLFNHVQQQGWQINVLVNNAGFGEYGLFAESNLEKELAMIHLNIIALVHLTKLFLPYLLNQGSGKILQVGSVASFTPTPLQSVYGATKAFILSFSEALQEELKDSPVSVTILCPPATDTNFFNVAGAQNSKIAQGDLATPEEVASTAYKALLAGDKRAVPTFKAKIQVAQSAILPDALNATLMHKQSEETTKPKKSSSKKTSTTTVVSESAALPVTEAPAPVTATRKRSTKSSSVTNLDSAAASVAAIDPTIAATGLTADNLTASNTEAIPTPASKPKRSTKKTQ
- a CDS encoding DUF5362 family protein, with the translated sequence MEIENQIPGGGLEPLRSELQVTAQMRNYLLLTAKWTHFLSIVGFIFIGLMVIGAFTFGAIMHSMMANFPGAPTSIPGGSSVVMTIYLLFFAVLYFFPTLYLYQFSAKTKAALLYGEELNLAFAFSRLKSFFKFWGIFLIVILIFYGLIFIGYTIGSSFIR
- the clpB gene encoding ATP-dependent chaperone ClpB codes for the protein MNFNNYTIKSQEAIQKATEIAGGNQQQVVETGHILKGILQTDENVITFLVKKLGINQNILTNKLDEIVDKYPMVSGGSPYLSNDAAAALQKATSYLKEFKDEYVAIEHILLGILAGRDNVAGLLKDVGFNEKHLKAAIKELRGGEKVTDQNAETKYNSLKKYSKNLNELAQSGKIDPVIGRDEEIRRVLQILSRRTKNNPVLLGEPGVGKTAIVEGLAQRIVSGDVPENLKSKTLMSLDMGLLVAGAKYKGEFEERLKAVIKEVTDSEGEIILFIDEMHTLIGAGGGGESAMDAANLLKPALARGELHAIGATTLKEYQKYIEKDKALERRFQAVSVDEPSIPDAISIMRGIKDKYELHHGVRIKDDAIIASVELSSRYISDRFLPDKAIDLMDEAAAKLRIEIDSLPVELDEIQRRIMQLEIEREAIRRENDKDKETVLSREIADLSGKRDDLKAKWQNEKQVIEGIQKQKELIEQFKLEADQAERQGDYGRVAELRYGKITEAEQKLKELQQQVEANQDGNPMLKEEVTAEDIAEVVAKWTGIPVSKMLQSDREKLLHLEEELGKRVAGQEEAIAAISDAVRRSRAGLQDPKRPIGSFIFLGTTGVGKTELAKALADFLFNDENNMVRIDMSEYQERHAVSRLIGAPPGYVGYDEGGQLTEAVRRKPYSVILLDEIEKAHPDVFNILLQVLDDGRLTDNKGRVANFKNTIIIMTSNIGAHIIQSNFAEMEDYNREQVIERTKDEVFELLKQTVRPEFLNRIDELIMFRPLSQNELRKIVTIQFKHIQDRLAESGIRLEATDEVLDYLGELGYDPQFGARPLKRVLQTRILNELSKAILSGEIRKDAVVEAVLEDDRIRFNNIDIEIPIGE
- a CDS encoding pseudouridine synthase codes for the protein MFTYIVINKPYEVLTQFTDENGRATLKDFVPVPHIYPVGRLDYDSEGLVLLTDDKALQHRLSDPKFKIEKTYWVQVENIPDENALLQLRKGIFLKNVKTAPAKATLLQPAPTVWERSKPIRFRQNIPTSWLQISLTQGMNRQVRKMTAAVGFPTLRLIRVSIGTFQIGKLAPGEWRHLTPEEVKTLKRGSR
- the dnaK gene encoding molecular chaperone DnaK encodes the protein MGKIIGIDLGTTNSCVAVMEGNEPVVIPNSEGRRTTPSIVAFLDNGNGERKVGDPAKRQAITNPKNTIASIKRFMGRGYSEVASELKNVSYEVVQGSNNTVRVKIGDRQYTPQEISAMVLQKMKQTAEDYLGTSVSEAVITVPAYFNDAQRQATKEAGAIAGLDVKRIINEPTAAALAYGLDKKHKDQKIAVYDLGGGTFDISILELGDGVFEVLSTNGDTHLGGDDFDQVIINWLADEFTSEENMDLRTDPMALQRLKEAAEKAKVELSSSQETEINLPYITATQTGPKHLVRKLSRAKFEQLADTLVRRSMDPVRQALKDAGVSTNDIDEVILVGGSTRIPRIQEEVEKFFGKKPSKGVNPDEVVAIGAAIQGGVLTGEVKDVLLLDVTPLSLGIETMGGVMTKLIESNTTIPTKKSETFSTASDNQPSVEIHVLQGERPMARDNRTIGRFHLADIPPAPRGVPQIEVTFDIDANGILHVSARDKGTGKEQKIRIEASSGLSEAEIERMRQEAAANADADRAAKEQVEKLNTADSMLFQTEKQLKEYGDKLSAGNKTAIESALAELRTAHGNKDVAAIDTAINNLNNAWQAASQEMYAATGGNPGAGADPGAGFGGQGQGGPQGDSSQNGNGAADHVTDVDYEEVDGNK